From the genome of Acidobacteriota bacterium, one region includes:
- a CDS encoding TrbC/VirB2 family protein codes for MPDCIYPVSRSSRESTVATQTISSATFRADSSNTPPRRWSIASILEAFTTVVLLLPSVAFAQQSPWERAASNLEFTFTGPLARSLALVAIVIGGLMFMFGEGGAKRQISGIVFGGGLALFAAQFMTWLF; via the coding sequence ATGCCAGACTGCATCTATCCTGTTTCTCGATCGAGTCGAGAATCTACCGTCGCCACACAGACGATTTCAAGCGCAACGTTTCGGGCAGACTCGTCGAACACGCCGCCACGACGCTGGTCGATCGCGTCAATCCTTGAAGCCTTCACTACGGTTGTGCTTCTGCTGCCATCCGTCGCGTTTGCTCAGCAGTCGCCATGGGAGAGGGCCGCCAGCAATCTCGAGTTCACGTTCACCGGGCCGCTCGCACGGTCGCTCGCCTTGGTAGCCATTGTGATCGGTGGCCTCATGTTCATGTTCGGCGAAGGTGGAGCCAAGCGACAGATCTCCGGGATCGTATTTGGTGGCGGACTGGCTCTGTTCGCGGCCCAGTTCATGAC
- a CDS encoding DUF4198 domain-containing protein encodes MLAAGASAHDFWLVPDAFAVPASGEIVIKGQTSSAFPTTLSAVTPDRVTSARVIGADSEERITALATQDNSLVLRHRPKTPGQKIVAVEVGWRHVKETAESFRKYLVGEGAEDALARYDRLGQLPKSDIVRRYAKYGKTVVEVGNGARAYDRDAGHPLEFIPLDDPAGSGQLRMRVMFQGKPLDGARVHAEMASPGGKPAKDVTLTTSNGGIITVPTGAGLWNVRTIHVVPTPAGADAQWDVHWATFVYSRK; translated from the coding sequence ATGCTCGCAGCCGGCGCCAGCGCTCACGATTTTTGGCTCGTGCCTGACGCGTTCGCTGTGCCGGCGTCAGGAGAGATCGTTATCAAGGGCCAAACGAGCAGTGCGTTTCCGACGACATTGTCCGCGGTGACACCCGACCGCGTCACCTCCGCGCGAGTCATCGGCGCCGACAGCGAAGAGCGAATCACCGCACTGGCGACGCAAGACAACTCCCTCGTCTTAAGGCATCGGCCCAAGACGCCTGGCCAGAAGATTGTTGCCGTCGAGGTCGGGTGGCGACACGTCAAGGAGACGGCCGAAAGTTTCCGCAAGTACTTGGTCGGCGAGGGCGCCGAGGACGCGCTCGCGCGCTACGATCGCCTGGGTCAGTTGCCGAAGTCAGACATTGTCCGGCGGTATGCGAAGTATGGCAAGACCGTCGTCGAAGTTGGGAACGGCGCTCGCGCCTACGATCGCGACGCTGGCCATCCGCTTGAGTTCATTCCACTGGACGATCCCGCCGGCTCAGGTCAGTTGCGGATGCGCGTCATGTTTCAGGGAAAGCCGCTTGACGGCGCTCGCGTGCATGCGGAGATGGCCTCGCCCGGCGGGAAACCTGCCAAGGACGTCACGCTCACAACGTCCAATGGCGGCATCATCACCGTGCCGACCGGTGCGGGTTTATGGAACGTGCGTACGATTCACGTCGTCCCAACGCCGGCCGGCGCCGACGCCCAATGGGACGTCCACTGGGCGACGTTTGTCTATTCGCGGAAGTAA
- a CDS encoding prolipoprotein diacylglyceryl transferase, with amino-acid sequence MYPVLFRIGGFEITSFGVLVAIGALVGLWVFRRELNRAGLPQDTTDAAFAGIFGGLFGAKLWWAVEFAGSAPFLSLLLSRGGLSWFGGFAGGLAAGLLVIRRKRLPLLATLAAASPALAIGHAIGRIGCFLVGDDYGKVSDLPWAVAFPEGLPPTLERVHPTQLYEAIALFAIGWALLVWRRRQCSDRVVLGAYFALAGLTRFLIEFVRVNERMFGPLTVAHLASLAVVAAGVALLLKGRSAIIQPQ; translated from the coding sequence ATCTATCCCGTCCTCTTTCGCATCGGGGGCTTCGAGATCACCAGCTTTGGCGTTCTCGTCGCGATTGGTGCGCTCGTGGGATTGTGGGTATTTCGGCGCGAGTTGAACCGAGCCGGTCTGCCGCAGGACACGACCGACGCGGCGTTCGCTGGGATCTTCGGCGGCCTGTTCGGCGCGAAGCTGTGGTGGGCTGTCGAGTTTGCCGGCAGTGCACCATTCCTGTCGCTCCTTCTTTCACGCGGTGGATTGAGCTGGTTCGGTGGTTTTGCCGGAGGGCTCGCGGCGGGCCTGCTCGTGATTCGCCGGAAGCGGCTGCCGCTTCTCGCCACCCTTGCGGCGGCTTCCCCAGCCCTGGCGATAGGCCATGCGATCGGGCGAATCGGCTGCTTTCTGGTTGGGGACGATTACGGCAAGGTCAGCGATCTGCCCTGGGCCGTAGCTTTTCCTGAAGGCCTACCGCCGACGCTCGAACGCGTTCATCCGACGCAGCTCTACGAGGCCATCGCGCTGTTCGCTATTGGCTGGGCACTGTTGGTGTGGCGTCGCCGCCAATGCAGCGATCGAGTTGTCCTGGGAGCGTACTTCGCGCTTGCCGGACTAACCCGCTTTCTAATCGAGTTCGTTCGAGTGAACGAGCGAATGTTCGGGCCGTTGACAGTAGCGCATTTGGCCTCGCTGGCAGTCGTGGCGGCAGGTGTCGCGCTGCTGCTGAAGGGCCGATCGGCCATAATCCAACCTCAATGA
- a CDS encoding DUF1775 domain-containing protein: MRTLSALTLFLTLPSLAAAHVGVRPRESKPGAEERYSVRVPTEGTVATTSVRLEIPDGVTVLEVEKMGGETFEVEKNGDRIVAITWKRNIPVKESADFFFRARNPQGGTEIAWKAHQHFADGTHTAWVEPAGGKRPGPVTKLADAAAQGVPNDAAGIAAWLKGYDAAFLTKDVTKLAPFYHPDVTIYEGTGINNGWADYRDRHLGPELKAFENLEFGHTDTKVTLMPGGESAYATSRYTIKAKMGERMLDSEGLETLMLVKTAEGWKIRHSHTSSRARRPAQ, from the coding sequence ATGCGAACGCTTTCTGCTCTGACCCTATTCCTGACCTTACCCTCACTGGCGGCGGCTCACGTAGGAGTCCGGCCTCGGGAGTCCAAGCCCGGCGCTGAAGAGCGCTACTCGGTTCGCGTTCCCACGGAAGGCACGGTTGCGACAACGTCCGTTCGCCTGGAGATTCCTGATGGGGTCACCGTCCTCGAAGTGGAGAAAATGGGGGGCGAGACCTTCGAAGTCGAGAAGAACGGCGATCGCATCGTGGCGATTACCTGGAAGCGCAATATTCCTGTAAAGGAGTCCGCGGATTTCTTCTTCCGCGCCCGCAATCCGCAGGGCGGCACTGAAATCGCCTGGAAGGCGCACCAACACTTCGCCGATGGCACGCACACGGCCTGGGTGGAGCCGGCCGGTGGCAAACGTCCGGGCCCGGTGACGAAATTGGCCGACGCGGCCGCGCAGGGCGTCCCGAACGACGCGGCTGGCATTGCCGCATGGTTGAAGGGCTACGATGCGGCGTTCCTGACCAAGGACGTGACCAAGCTGGCGCCTTTCTATCATCCCGACGTCACAATTTACGAAGGCACCGGCATCAACAACGGGTGGGCCGACTATCGCGATCGTCACCTGGGTCCGGAGCTCAAGGCTTTTGAGAACCTGGAGTTCGGCCACACCGATACCAAGGTCACGCTCATGCCCGGGGGGGAATCGGCCTATGCGACGTCGCGTTACACCATCAAGGCCAAGATGGGCGAGCGGATGCTCGACTCGGAGGGGCTCGAGACGCTGATGCTGGTGAAGACGGCGGAGGGCTGGAAGATCCGGCATTCACACACGTCGAGCCGCGCGAGACGCCCGGCGCAATAG
- a CDS encoding copper resistance protein B codes for MIRTGLLLLLIVCSARAASAQETPPDPHAGHVMPPAAPAQNVSGEPATPIPPVTDEDRAAAFPQDLHGHTVHDRAINYSVLFDQLEWQVSGDTKGGIWDIKSWVGGDVNRVWIHSEGASEGSSLEEAEVHLTYGHSFSRWWDVVAGVRQDFRPGPGQTWATVGIQGLAPQWFEIQATLYVGESAATMARFEAEYEMLITNRLVLQPLVELTFYGKSIPERGLGAGLSAVETGLRLRYEVRREFAPYLGAVWHREFGGTADFSTEAGHDIGGWRLVAGVRTWF; via the coding sequence ATGATCCGCACCGGTCTCCTGTTGCTTCTGATCGTCTGCTCGGCTCGAGCTGCCTCTGCCCAAGAGACGCCGCCTGACCCTCATGCCGGCCATGTCATGCCGCCCGCAGCGCCTGCTCAAAACGTATCGGGCGAGCCTGCGACTCCTATTCCACCGGTTACAGATGAGGATCGCGCCGCCGCCTTTCCGCAAGACCTCCACGGCCACACCGTTCATGACCGCGCCATCAACTACTCGGTCCTGTTCGACCAACTGGAATGGCAAGTGTCAGGCGACACCAAGGGCGGCATCTGGGACATCAAGTCGTGGGTCGGTGGCGATGTGAATCGAGTCTGGATTCATTCCGAAGGCGCCTCCGAGGGTTCCAGCCTTGAAGAGGCCGAAGTTCACCTCACTTACGGCCACTCGTTCTCCAGGTGGTGGGATGTGGTGGCCGGGGTGCGACAGGATTTTCGCCCAGGCCCTGGTCAGACCTGGGCGACGGTCGGCATTCAGGGGCTCGCGCCGCAGTGGTTCGAAATACAGGCGACGCTCTACGTCGGCGAATCAGCAGCGACGATGGCCCGGTTCGAAGCCGAGTACGAGATGCTGATCACCAACCGCCTGGTGTTGCAGCCGCTGGTCGAGCTGACGTTCTACGGTAAATCCATTCCGGAACGAGGTCTCGGGGCGGGACTCAGTGCGGTGGAAACCGGGCTCCGGTTGCGCTACGAGGTGCGACGCGAGTTCGCTCCGTACCTCGGCGCAGTCTGGCACCGTGAGTTCGGCGGCACCGCCGATTTCTCCACCGAAGCCGGCCACGATATCGGCGGGTGGCGTTTGGTGGCCGGCGTGCGAACGTGGTTCTAG
- a CDS encoding copper resistance system multicopper oxidase, translated as MPQYSRRTFVKGLALSGTALGFGGFQVSPGYAQADARQAPGVLAGTQFDLRIAEMPLNITGKTRTALAINGSVPAPTLRWKEGDTVHLRVANELEEDTSIHWHGIILPANMDGVPGLSFHGIRPHGTYDYRFTVNQNGTYWYHSHSGFQEQQGVYGALIVEAKEREPFTYDREHVVLLSDWTDEDPKRVFGKLKKQSDYYNFHKRTIGDFFRDVRERGLGSTLDDRLMWGDMRMNPTDLADVSGATYTYLMNGVAPAGGWTGLFKPGEKVRLRFINGSAMSYFDVRIPGLKMTVVAADGQYVEPVSVDEFRIATAETYDVIVEPTGQDAFTIFAQAMDRTGFAAGTLAVRDGLRAPVPEPDPRPLLTMDDMGHGGMGHDMGAMSESKPASPAATDPHAGHVMPSPPPAAPDTHAGHTMPAKPEAPADPHAGHKMPPQPPADPHAGHNMAAMGSMQSHPSSEDGNPLVDMQTMSPMAKLDDPGIGLRNNGRKVLTYADLKSTFADPDGREPSRTIELHLTGHMERFAWSFDGIKFSSAEPLRLTYGERLRIVLVNDTMMSHPIHLHGMWSDLEDEQGQFQVRKHTIDMPPGTRRAYRVRADALGRWAFHCHLLFHMESGMFREVRVEE; from the coding sequence ATGCCACAGTACTCGCGTCGTACGTTCGTCAAAGGGCTCGCGCTCAGCGGAACCGCGCTCGGTTTCGGCGGCTTTCAAGTGTCTCCTGGATATGCACAAGCAGACGCCCGCCAGGCTCCGGGCGTCTTGGCAGGGACGCAGTTCGACCTGCGCATCGCCGAGATGCCGCTCAACATCACCGGGAAGACCAGGACCGCGCTGGCCATCAATGGGTCGGTTCCCGCTCCGACGCTGCGCTGGAAAGAAGGCGACACCGTTCACTTGCGGGTTGCCAACGAGTTGGAGGAAGACACCTCGATTCATTGGCACGGGATCATCTTGCCTGCCAACATGGACGGCGTGCCTGGCCTGAGCTTTCACGGCATCAGGCCGCACGGCACCTACGACTATCGCTTCACCGTCAACCAGAACGGCACCTACTGGTATCACAGCCATTCAGGCTTTCAGGAGCAACAAGGCGTTTACGGGGCCTTGATCGTGGAGGCGAAGGAGCGTGAGCCGTTCACCTACGATCGCGAACACGTGGTGTTGCTCAGCGACTGGACCGACGAAGACCCCAAGCGTGTCTTCGGCAAGCTGAAGAAACAATCCGACTACTACAACTTCCACAAACGCACGATCGGCGACTTCTTCCGAGACGTTCGTGAGCGTGGGCTGGGTTCGACCCTGGATGATCGGTTGATGTGGGGCGACATGCGAATGAACCCCACGGACCTGGCAGATGTATCGGGTGCCACCTACACCTATCTGATGAACGGCGTGGCGCCGGCCGGAGGCTGGACCGGGTTGTTCAAGCCCGGAGAGAAAGTCCGGCTCCGCTTCATCAACGGTTCCGCAATGTCCTATTTCGACGTGCGGATTCCCGGACTCAAGATGACGGTGGTCGCGGCCGATGGCCAGTACGTCGAGCCCGTCTCGGTGGACGAGTTCCGCATTGCGACCGCGGAAACCTATGACGTGATCGTCGAGCCGACGGGGCAAGACGCGTTCACCATTTTCGCGCAAGCTATGGATCGCACCGGCTTCGCAGCTGGAACGCTCGCGGTCCGTGACGGTTTGCGCGCGCCGGTGCCTGAACCCGATCCGCGGCCGTTGCTCACGATGGACGACATGGGCCACGGCGGTATGGGCCACGACATGGGGGCGATGAGCGAGTCGAAGCCGGCCTCGCCCGCCGCGACCGACCCACATGCGGGACACGTCATGCCGTCCCCACCACCCGCGGCCCCCGACACGCATGCCGGACACACGATGCCGGCGAAGCCGGAGGCACCCGCCGATCCGCACGCCGGCCACAAGATGCCGCCCCAGCCGCCGGCGGATCCGCACGCGGGACACAACATGGCGGCGATGGGATCGATGCAATCGCATCCGTCATCAGAAGACGGCAATCCACTGGTCGACATGCAGACGATGTCGCCAATGGCGAAGCTTGATGATCCGGGCATTGGCCTGCGCAACAACGGCCGCAAGGTGCTGACCTATGCGGATCTCAAGAGCACGTTTGCTGACCCCGACGGCCGCGAACCTAGCCGGACCATCGAGTTGCACCTCACCGGGCACATGGAACGGTTCGCCTGGTCGTTCGATGGCATCAAGTTCTCGTCGGCTGAGCCTCTGCGCCTGACCTACGGCGAGCGCCTTCGCATTGTGCTCGTCAACGACACGATGATGAGTCATCCGATCCATCTGCACGGCATGTGGAGCGATCTTGAGGACGAGCAAGGGCAATTCCAGGTTCGCAAACATACGATCGATATGCCCCCCGGCACCCGGCGCGCGTATCGCGTGCGCGCTGATGCATTGGGTCGCTGGGCGTTTCACTGCCATTTGCTGTTCCATATGGAATCAGGCATGTTCCGGGAAGTGCGGGTCGAAGAATGA
- a CDS encoding c-type cytochrome, with the protein MKSIIRAAALLVIVAAIIATAIGYSILSRGLSTRTEPSQAEVLLARTMRQLATPAAVRTQKNPVEPTPDVLADGLSHFADHCASCHANDGSGQTALGQNLFPKAPDMRESDTQSLSDGELFAIIENGIRLTGMPAWSDGTPASAAGSWGLVHFIRRLPSLTPDELTRMETLNPKSPEQFRQEEEMRRFLEGESDAPPAPAATTPAKPHHQ; encoded by the coding sequence ATGAAGTCGATCATTCGCGCTGCCGCCCTTCTCGTGATTGTCGCCGCCATCATCGCCACCGCCATCGGGTACTCGATCCTCAGCCGGGGCCTGAGCACGCGCACCGAACCCAGTCAGGCCGAAGTGCTCCTTGCGCGGACCATGCGACAACTCGCGACCCCCGCCGCAGTTCGAACGCAGAAGAACCCAGTCGAACCCACGCCCGACGTACTCGCCGACGGCCTGAGCCATTTCGCGGATCACTGCGCCAGTTGCCACGCCAACGACGGGAGTGGACAAACCGCCCTCGGCCAGAACCTGTTTCCGAAGGCGCCAGATATGCGCGAGTCCGACACCCAGTCACTGTCCGACGGTGAGCTGTTTGCCATCATCGAGAACGGCATTCGTTTGACGGGCATGCCGGCGTGGAGCGACGGCACGCCCGCAAGCGCCGCCGGCAGTTGGGGCCTGGTCCATTTCATCCGGCGCCTGCCGAGTCTGACCCCCGATGAGTTGACGCGCATGGAGACGCTGAATCCAAAGAGCCCGGAGCAGTTCAGGCAGGAAGAAGAGATGCGGCGATTCCTGGAGGGCGAGTCTGATGCGCCGCCAGCGCCGGCGGCGACGACCCCAGCGAAACCGCACCATCAATAG
- a CDS encoding outer membrane beta-barrel protein produces the protein MNTQLRQVVLAVVLIVATTAPARAQGYLSPMLGLNFGGVSGCPGLRDCTNDQKNVSIAGGKFATIFGIEAELASSPTFFGEATGLSSSVLTGMGNVMLGPRAGPVRPYVLAGAGIMQAHFELSTPSVLTTHDTVLGYAIGGGVFALLGDRFGVRGDLRYFHSFREVIIQGVTLRSNKLNYSRIGGGLVIQF, from the coding sequence ATGAACACACAATTGCGACAGGTCGTTCTTGCGGTCGTCCTCATCGTCGCGACCACGGCGCCGGCGCGGGCCCAGGGCTACCTCAGCCCCATGCTCGGCCTCAACTTCGGCGGCGTCTCGGGTTGCCCCGGGCTGCGAGACTGCACGAACGACCAGAAAAACGTCAGCATCGCGGGCGGTAAATTCGCCACGATTTTCGGCATCGAAGCCGAGTTGGCGTCCTCGCCCACGTTCTTCGGTGAGGCGACAGGGTTGTCCTCGAGCGTGCTGACCGGGATGGGAAACGTGATGCTCGGGCCGAGGGCCGGGCCAGTGCGCCCCTACGTGCTCGCGGGGGCCGGCATCATGCAGGCGCATTTCGAGCTGAGCACCCCGAGCGTGCTCACCACGCATGATACCGTCCTTGGCTATGCGATCGGTGGCGGCGTGTTCGCGTTGCTCGGCGACCGCTTCGGTGTGCGCGGCGACCTGCGCTACTTCCACTCGTTCCGGGAAGTCATCATTCAGGGAGTGACGCTGCGGAGTAACAAACTCAACTATTCGCGCATCGGCGGGGGCCTCGTCATCCAGTTCTAG
- a CDS encoding VTT domain-containing protein: MVVLIRQEYAFIAVVSVATAGNYLGACTTYWIGRAAATRLRTTGRDPVRQRPARLIATYGAPALLLSWVPIIGDAIVAAAGVAQIPFVRFSWWTVVGKLLRYLVVAWGAAAW, encoded by the coding sequence GTGGTCGTCCTGATTCGGCAGGAATATGCCTTCATCGCGGTGGTCAGTGTGGCGACGGCCGGCAATTATCTTGGCGCGTGCACGACTTACTGGATCGGACGGGCCGCAGCGACGCGTCTGCGAACCACCGGACGTGATCCGGTCCGTCAGCGCCCGGCGCGCCTGATCGCGACGTACGGAGCGCCGGCATTGTTGCTCTCGTGGGTGCCCATCATCGGTGACGCAATCGTCGCCGCGGCCGGTGTTGCTCAGATCCCATTCGTTCGATTCTCCTGGTGGACCGTCGTTGGGAAACTGCTGCGATACCTCGTCGTGGCGTGGGGTGCGGCTGCATGGTAG
- a CDS encoding response regulator transcription factor: MVTLGNDLAVQDARVDAAERVPRVLVVEDEVRLATLISQHLSDLNLSVRVEHTGSAGLAAGLADPFELILLDVVLPEVDGFAICRELRRRNVTTPIMMLSARGVLEDRVRGLDSGADDYLTKPFEFAELSARVRALLRRQRPAATMSVTVGELSLDPMSRSVHRGERKIDLTQKEFALLEYFMRNVGQVLTRAMIGEHVWDFTWDRMTNVIDVYVNHLRRKLEDAGESRMIHAVRGVGYVLRSSEHADDQDA, encoded by the coding sequence ATGGTAACGCTCGGAAATGATCTCGCCGTGCAGGACGCGCGCGTTGACGCAGCGGAGCGGGTGCCGCGCGTACTCGTTGTCGAAGACGAGGTGCGGCTCGCCACGCTGATTTCCCAGCATCTGTCCGACCTGAACCTGTCGGTCCGGGTCGAGCATACTGGCAGTGCTGGCCTGGCGGCCGGGCTCGCTGATCCGTTTGAGCTGATTCTCCTGGACGTGGTGCTTCCGGAGGTTGACGGTTTCGCAATCTGTCGCGAGCTGCGCCGCCGCAACGTGACCACGCCGATCATGATGTTGTCGGCGCGCGGCGTGCTCGAAGACCGCGTGCGGGGTCTGGACAGCGGCGCCGACGACTATCTGACCAAGCCGTTCGAATTCGCCGAGCTCAGCGCGCGCGTGCGAGCGTTGCTGCGCCGGCAACGTCCCGCTGCGACAATGAGTGTCACGGTTGGCGAGCTGTCGCTCGATCCAATGTCCCGCTCCGTGCATCGAGGCGAACGGAAGATCGATTTGACGCAGAAAGAGTTTGCACTTCTTGAATACTTCATGCGTAACGTCGGTCAGGTGCTCACCAGGGCGATGATCGGCGAACACGTCTGGGACTTCACGTGGGATCGCATGACCAACGTGATCGACGTCTACGTGAATCACCTCCGTCGCAAGCTGGAGGACGCCGGCGAGTCACGAATGATTCATGCGGTGCGCGGAGTCGGTTACGTGTTGCGCTCTTCGGAACACGCTGATGATCAGGACGCTTAA
- a CDS encoding HAMP domain-containing sensor histidine kinase, which produces MIRTLKARTTLWNVLVIASALSLFAVLLYAWLARTLYGHHDGDLREEAKRVLASVSSTTDPIAALQALDQEGAVAPYLMVRDTHGNVVFRSERLAKAEPEIGAHEVLMHAATSGLTVEQFFTVHLARGPVRFTCVPLVTPSDTYLQLGRPLGDVGMMLEVVTIASLVLIPIVIALTSFGGFLIARRALRPVDVIATSLESIQATDLSRRIDPHAPDTEVERLTSAINQLLDRLGTSFKTMREFTADVSHQLQTPLTVMKGTIESAREGTPEDRARALNAVSDEVNALTATLQDLRDLALADADSAGARGGPVIVSEVFEEAGELVSALAEAHGVACETAIEPGLRVWGNPVRLRQLLLNLGENAVEFTPAGGRIRIEAAGRDGMVVATVSDTGAGISEELLPRVFDRHVHGQAQGSKARSGLGLAIVKRIVDAHGGNVTINSTPGSGTTALVTLPIARDLAT; this is translated from the coding sequence ATGATCAGGACGCTTAAGGCCCGCACGACGCTGTGGAACGTGTTGGTCATCGCCTCGGCGCTGAGCCTGTTCGCGGTACTTCTGTACGCCTGGCTGGCACGTACGCTTTATGGTCATCATGACGGCGATCTTCGTGAAGAAGCCAAGCGGGTTCTCGCCAGCGTGTCGTCGACCACGGATCCAATTGCCGCGCTGCAGGCACTCGACCAGGAAGGGGCGGTGGCACCGTACCTGATGGTGCGCGACACCCACGGCAATGTCGTCTTCAGATCAGAGCGGCTGGCGAAGGCCGAACCTGAGATTGGCGCCCACGAGGTGTTGATGCACGCGGCGACCAGCGGCCTCACCGTAGAGCAATTCTTTACCGTCCATCTGGCACGCGGGCCAGTACGATTTACGTGCGTGCCGTTGGTAACTCCATCGGACACATATCTCCAGCTTGGCAGACCCCTCGGCGACGTCGGCATGATGCTGGAGGTCGTGACGATTGCGTCTCTTGTGCTGATTCCAATCGTCATCGCCCTCACCAGTTTTGGTGGATTCCTCATCGCCAGGCGCGCCCTGCGTCCCGTTGATGTAATTGCAACGTCTTTGGAATCCATTCAAGCAACCGACCTCTCTCGCCGCATCGATCCGCACGCCCCGGATACCGAGGTCGAGCGCCTCACGTCAGCGATTAACCAGCTGCTGGATCGCCTCGGAACGTCGTTCAAGACCATGCGCGAGTTCACTGCCGACGTTTCTCATCAGTTGCAGACGCCATTGACGGTCATGAAAGGCACGATCGAGTCTGCTCGAGAAGGCACTCCAGAAGATCGCGCCAGGGCACTGAACGCGGTGTCTGACGAGGTCAATGCGCTCACTGCCACTCTTCAGGACCTGCGAGACCTGGCACTGGCAGACGCTGATTCAGCGGGTGCTCGCGGCGGCCCAGTTATCGTAAGCGAGGTATTCGAGGAGGCCGGTGAGTTGGTCAGCGCGCTGGCGGAGGCTCACGGTGTCGCCTGCGAGACCGCTATCGAACCAGGCCTCCGCGTCTGGGGAAACCCCGTGCGGCTTCGCCAGTTGCTGCTGAATCTTGGTGAGAACGCTGTTGAGTTCACTCCTGCCGGTGGACGCATCCGAATTGAGGCAGCCGGTCGCGATGGAATGGTGGTCGCCACCGTGTCGGATACCGGCGCTGGTATATCAGAGGAGTTATTGCCGCGCGTGTTCGATCGGCACGTGCACGGACAGGCGCAGGGGTCAAAAGCAAGATCGGGCCTTGGCCTCGCAATCGTCAAGCGCATTGTCGACGCCCACGGGGGCAACGTGACTATCAACAGCACTCCAGGCTCGGGCACGACTGCGCTCGTAACGCTGCCGATTGCCAGAGACCTCGCTACATGA
- a CDS encoding type II glyceraldehyde-3-phosphate dehydrogenase, with amino-acid sequence MSNSKQVRVAVNGYGVIGKRVADAVESQEDMTLAGVSDVVTDWRARMATRHHFRLFGATGEHANAMRAVGLEVAGTLDDLLGQADIVVDCTPKHVAAKNIEGYRRRRLKFIVQGGEKHEVTGHSFVAESNYASAIDRDATRVVSCNTTSIVRTLTALKRAGLLRRARGTLLRRAADPWESHDSGIMNTLVPEPEIPSHQGPDAQSVDPDLDVVTMAVKVPETLGHLHYWSVQMARNASKDEVLDAFRTSSRIALIRISDGLVALNSVKELMADRGRPHANLYEVALWADMLRVQGDELFYAYMVDNQAIVIPETIDAIRALTGVEKDPHESIARTNAALGIEASLM; translated from the coding sequence ATGTCTAATTCGAAGCAAGTCAGAGTTGCCGTGAACGGCTACGGAGTGATCGGCAAGCGGGTGGCGGACGCCGTCGAAAGCCAGGAGGACATGACGCTGGCCGGCGTGTCAGACGTCGTGACGGACTGGCGGGCTCGCATGGCGACCCGACATCACTTTCGTCTGTTCGGTGCCACCGGCGAACACGCAAACGCCATGCGTGCGGTCGGATTGGAAGTCGCTGGCACGTTGGACGACCTCTTGGGTCAGGCCGACATAGTCGTGGACTGCACCCCCAAGCACGTTGCCGCAAAGAATATCGAAGGTTATCGTCGGCGCCGGTTGAAGTTCATCGTCCAGGGCGGCGAGAAACACGAAGTGACCGGCCATTCCTTTGTTGCCGAGTCCAACTATGCCAGCGCCATCGATCGCGATGCGACCCGCGTGGTGTCGTGTAACACCACGTCAATTGTGCGAACACTGACCGCACTCAAGCGAGCGGGGTTGCTTCGGCGGGCCAGAGGTACTCTGCTCAGGCGCGCGGCTGATCCCTGGGAAAGTCACGACAGCGGGATCATGAACACGCTGGTACCAGAACCGGAGATCCCGAGCCACCAGGGCCCCGACGCGCAGAGCGTCGACCCGGATCTCGATGTAGTCACAATGGCGGTGAAGGTCCCGGAGACCTTGGGCCATCTGCACTACTGGTCGGTGCAGATGGCGCGTAACGCCAGCAAAGACGAGGTGCTCGACGCCTTTCGCACCTCATCTCGAATCGCGCTGATCCGCATCAGCGACGGCTTGGTGGCTCTCAACTCGGTAAAGGAACTCATGGCCGATCGAGGCCGGCCTCATGCCAACCTCTACGAAGTAGCACTGTGGGCCGACATGTTGCGGGTTCAGGGCGATGAACTGTTCTACGCGTATATGGTCGATAACCAGGCAATCGTCATCCCTGAGACGATCGACGCCATTCGAGCGTTGACGGGAGTCGAAAAAGATCCGCACGAGTCGATTGCCCGGACCAATGCGGCGCTCGGCATCGAGGCATCGCTCATGTAG